AATGCGTTTCGAGGTTTGAATACAATAACCAATAAAGtgttaattttcaataaatttaataatttcttttcaacactatctttatcatttttttgaCATTCTCGTTAATTCAGAAATATTTCAGAATAACGTATCTTTATTCCTTGCAATGACGTGtcaactttctttttctacgtttttaatcttttaaaacttttatcccaatttttttttttttatatttgaaacattatgggaagttttttttttcttcccagaaaaaaaattaatatcatttacaACTTCACATACACGTTGACGTAATTTAGATACAAAATATGATATacttacattattatattaacgTAGTTAGGTACAAAATCCAATTCATTTAAAGTCTATATAAGAATCATTTCAAAACCTTTTGAACTTTTCAACCATATATATGGTAAATTAACAAACACGGTCTTAAACTTTACAAAcgatagataaataaaatataaataacgatactttaacaatattttaacattatttacgtgttggtcaaaaattattctaaaattaataataataatcataaaaattactaaagatcaatcacaaaatgatatgtagataatgttaaaatgttatcattTATCATAGTATAATTATTCCAATAGAaaggaaatattaattttgaccAAACACATTCGTACAATATTTCCATAGAATGAGAGATGATTAATGTACAAACATATATCCTTCTATAACTTGTTTTGGAGAATATATGTTTCATCAATCATTTGCTGAATTAACTTGTAGAATGATATCAGCaatcaagaagaagaaaactaatagtcatatacttttttttttcatgtataatTTCTCTTACTTTATATATACATCTTTTAGCATTTCaggttatattaaaaaaaaaaaataattatataatggTTAGGAGTAGCATACATGCATGGTAATGTTAGAACCACAAAGATATGAGATTATTGTGAATCAGAATTATTGGTGGGAGTGACGTAGATTTACAAGGACCTTACAGTATGGGAAAGAAAGtagcaataaataaaagaaattcttttTGCAGCAATTCGATAGAGAACTATTTATGAAGTTGTAGGTGGTACATAATAAGGACGAAAAATATTCTGGGAAATTTCTAGATAATGCATGCATGCAACATGCTTGCTTGTGACTAAAGGAATCTTGGTGTGGTGCAAGGTGTTAGACTCTTTCTCTTTTACATATACCCTTCTCTGCTTCTCTAATCTAACATGGCGCCACGTTTTCTTTTCATACCAacactaaaaaaacaaattaatatttatatgttagGGGCACGCTTTAGGGTTCCTCCCTACGATTTAAGGTACTTTAGTCTCTCCATATTGCCTCTACTAAGAACCCAAAGGCCATTTCTTCTTGCCCGTTCACTTCACCGTACGTCATCTGAATATGCTCATGTACTTATATAtcttataacattaaaaaataagagtTAAATTTCTCATCaatgttaacttttatttcaaaaaaaaaaaaatagtcaaaaagTTAGTATctattcattttatctttaaagAACATTATATAACTtgagaaatattatataaatatgttaatatacgtatatatataattaaatagagATGGACATATACGACGAAAGATATCgaacagaaaaaaagaagaaagaatgttgACTTTATAGTTGAAAAAGATTGATAGAGAAAAAGTAGAGACACaaaattgtgattttgagagTTGAAGTACACAACTGTACATATtgctattttattaatataatcgtttatatataagatatacattctgaagagaggaaaaagagaaggatCAAATAAAGAGGCAtgttacaaaaaataaataaaaaatgaaagagccATGTTTaagtgatataatatatataccttTTTGGCTTGGCTATTGCTTTATAAGATACGAGACAAAGAGAATTGAATAGCTTAGCCTCTCGCGAAGCATCGAAAATCCCTCCCAAAAGGAAAATTCTcttgtttctctctctttttttcgcATGCCGAATAAAATAATCCAAGAGTATATATATTTACACACAGAAATACTCATATGGGTGATGAACTTTTGCAATTTATAACACTTATTTATTCCAtagttataagaaaaaaatattcggAGATTTTAACAAGATTGTCTGACTATGATTCCCACGAGCATTTTGATTTGTCTTTGATTGCGGCAGAGCATCCATCTATCTTAACCCACAACCATGCAATTGCAATGTTTTAACACATGCAAAATTATCTTACcatttctatttcattttaatttaatgtgagatttaaatttataattggatttatatattttgttttgcttagataaaaaaaaactaacatattTACCATTACAAATGTTATTCAAGCTTTAAACCttaggttgagaaaaagagaaaaagcatagTATAGCTATATATATCCTTTGGAGcagtcaattttatttttatatgcgCATCAAGAAATTGATTTAGTGAGCCACTTGGGAAGAAAAGGTTGCAGTTTAGGGATGAATAATTGACTTTAAGTATTGCagaataatgaaattaaattggTGTTAAGAACACGGACTCCACACAAAATATCATCATGCAGTAGTAATATATTCTGATTTTGTGAGCGTGGACATGCTGTGCTATGCTAACTGATAAGATAGGGTTTTGATTGCAAACTCTGAGACCAATTGAAATGCTTCAAGAACATAGTTGGTAATCTTTAAAATtgatatgatatattattataggATTTCAATTTCATACATCTTAttacctttttcttctctttttccaGTACAaccttcatgtttttcttcacAGAAACGTGTGTCCTATAATTTCATTCTATTCCCTTTTAACCACAAAAAATTTCCAGCTTCTGATTTAAATATTTCTGCAAAATAAAACCTCGACTATTGAATTAACTCTCAAGACCAAATCTAACTTATTTTTACTAATACAATGTATTatgtttctaaaaaaaagtattatacttcttatatttataatattaatattaattaaagaaaataacatacatACTAAATGTTTACATTAAATAGTGAAAAAGAAGACTGATactttacttatttaattaatatttttccaaaaagtGCTTTTCATGTGCGATAATATCTTTGTAACTGTGAGAATATTTATGTTCAACGTAAATGTCAAAATTTATGTGAGAATGTATAAAATCTGATGtaaattttgacatttataTCGTATATTAAGGTGTTTGATGtaaattttgaagttgttttcttcatgtaatttttttcttccttggtTTTCTTTGTGAATTCAGaggttttaatttcttctttgatTACGACTACGACGACCTTGTTTTTGGACTAAATTGGTGATCCAACGTTTGAGCTCTTTGTTTGATTAATActgggaagaagaaaaacaatatgTTTGGGATTCATAGTTCGATCGACAACGTACGTGTTTTTCTATTATCATTCATCAATTAGATGAGGTTGAAGAGACATATAAAAACCTTACGTGGCAGGATATTCGAGTATGTGAACAccatattatcataattaatttatatttatagtgaATGGATTAATGTTTCACATGTTCtttttacatcaaaattttgatatttccAACACTTAGGTGGTAAGTAAGGTCTGATATACAATTGTCACTAAATGAAGATATGAAAGGCTACTCACACTAAATCAAATGCACAAATGACTTCACAATTTGCACATATCCCCCCGTAGCCAAAAAAGTCACAAGTATAAATATACATTCTACTAATGTTATTTTCCTGATGATGATCGTAGGACTCATAGGTAGACTTAGGCTTAATTATTGATCATATATTAATGCATGACTTGTTCCTTGCAATTGAGACAATATTTTGACAAGGTCATAGAAAGACCAAAGCACTTAGGACGTGTGCATAGCTAGTAATGGTAGGGCTTAAGGACTCTCAGATCATTTTTGTCTACCACCATCGAAATTTTTTGGctcttaattataattagaatgccttgcaaaaaaaaatggagatgGAGGTTGGagaaaaatttaatcaaatttccAATTCGTATACAAGAGTTTGATGAGAAGTAAGAGTTTTTTACTCATTCTCATTAGGAAATTGAACACATCTTTCTTGAGGTTGTTTGAGTAGGCATGAAAGAGTAATGTGTTGTTCCATATTGTTgagtacaaacaaagtctcacatcgaataaaatgaaagatagATTGGAATGTATAGTACTGATATCCCATTGTAAATTTTCTTATCTAATATATTGATGGTTGTGGAAGAACTTCCATGTGGAAGATGCCACGTTGGGGAAGACTGATCACTTCATTAGTTAGGAGCAATGAACAGAGCAGGCAAAGAACAAGGTTAAAGAACAAGAGCTCTTGCTGGATATCACCGCTGGACTCTCTAAAAGCATCTTTTGTGAATGAGCTACCACTTAAACAGAAGAAGCaaagatgaggttttttttatgtgagattCAGCCAAATATGGCATTCTTATATAGTGGTTTCAAGTCTTTTAGGTGGTCTGGTGGATTGGCAATGGAGAAAAGTGGAGAATCATCGATCAGATATTTTTCGTGTTTTGTTTTACatgatttcatatatatatatatatatatatatatatatattatataacgTACGACTCCTGTTGGGTGAATGTGGAATAGTGTATATGTAATTGTTGTTAATTTGGAGGCATTAGATTAGTTAATTACTTAATAAAGGTATtttgaatgattaaattaatttcctAATCTGCCTTATCTCGATCTTTGAGGCATCTGCTCCGTTTATCCAATTGGGACCTCTTTTTGTGCTGTTTTAGATTCGCATCCAATTCCAGAAAGGGAAACATCACTGcaaattaaatatcttttacatAATATTCATGATCTTCTGCAGTGACGAAAAATTGTGATTACATATtgctattttattaatatacattCTGTACAGAGGATCAAATCAAAGAGCCATGCttaaatgatataatatatatacccTTTTCCCTTCGTTATTGCTTTTTAAGATACGAGACACACAGAATTCAATAGCTTAGCCTCTCGCCAAGTATCCAAAAAGCACAATTCAAAAGCAAAattctcttgtttttctcttttttttcgcATGCCGAATAAAATATATCCAaaagtatgtatatatatattatctacaTACTCATATGGATGATGAACTTTTGCAATTTAtgttataagataaaataaatattcggAGATTTTAACAAGATTGTCTGACTATGATTCCCACGAGCATTACGATTTGTCTTTGATTGCGCGCGGCAGAGCATCTATCTTAATCAACAACCGTATGCAATTGCAATGTTTTATCACatgcaaaattatattataatctaCAATTACTTATTATagcaattaattattttgttgttaaattTAATCTACAATcctttttatatgtaaattagtgtctaaattacttattatagcaattaattattttgttgttaaatttgattattatttaaaaattagtggatgtataaaaacttaaaaactattaaaaatatataaaaaggtcATAGAAACCTACAAAATATCTCGAAAGTATAACTATCAATATGTTTAAAACACTCCAAGCAAGCATAATACACTACAAGTTTAAAAAGATATTACCTTTTATTCAGAGATTcaatttaagtaaataaaatgtttgttttgaataattttaggAGTGGCAAATTTGAGTAGGAGATTTAGTTCAATGATTTTctcaaaattaacttttattagaTAAGCATCAACTAATTAATTTGTGAGATCATAACCAGAGTGACAATTCATTAAAATACACAACATTAGAAACATTATCATGTAGATCATTTCAATATTCATGAAcattaatttacatttatttttgtgttgggAATTAAAATGTAACCATGAGAGGTATAAACCACAGTTTATGATGATGTAGAAAAGTAGGAGtggaattttttatatataggtgaaaaaataatcattcaagtcaattttataaattgaataacattaaatttaactttctaatattttttaagtaagtCGTATTATAAGGACTTTATGAGCTTTGTGAGTAGATATGTCCTTACAAGGGAAGGTTCCGGATGTTGTCTTGATGATTATTAGGACGAACTATAAAGTCAGTAATGCTTAGGCttacaattttactttttgttgtttattttcactcataaccttttttttatatcttcacctatttttattttatctttgttttccAGTAATTGTAAGGCAAACagtgaaataaattttactatttattttaaaatattatgttactatatctaaaaatatgaaaacaagtaTTAAGAATCGTTTAAGTGTAAtcttataattacttttatttaaaaatattaagaatatatgTTACCTGTATTTTGAACTCCACGTCTTTCCTTCCTTTAAAACacaattgaaaatattagaaTTGTATGAATGACGattgatatatattattggATTAATTTACATCTTTAAATTGATGTAGTAAAATTTTTAGATGAAAattgttgtaataattttagaaagaataataattttgcaATGGATTAGATGATTTAATGAGTATAGTATGGGATGCGACTATTCGTATCCGCCACGTTGTGTGTTCCCATCCATAGTTGACATTCTCAAAGGACATTTTCGTCTCTGTCGTCTTTCGGCAGCGTTTGGCTTATCTTTATGCCCTAATTGATTCTCTCTCCATTCTCATACAACTAGCCCTATATGCTGCTTAGCAACTAACACACCACAAAAGTCCCTATCAAATCATGCCAAACACagcacaacaacaacaatccattttcattttcatgtccaccttataatataaatactgAACCCCTTCAACCCTAATGAAATCAGAAACTATAGTACTAAAGAGTTATAGATGGATCGTGTGGCAAAGTTGGCGTCTCAGAAGGCAGTGGTGATCTTCAGCAAGAGTTCCTGCGGGATGTGCCATGCAATAAAGCGACTTTTCTACGACCTTGGGGTGGCTCCGGCAATATACGAGGTGGACGAGGTTTCAAGAGGGAAGGAAATAGAGTGGTGTCTGATGAAACTAGGATGTAACCCTTCTGTGCCTGCAGTCTTCATTGGAGGCAAGTTTGTGGGTGCTGCTAACACTGTCATGACCCTTCATCTCAATGGCTCACTAAAGAAAATGCTCAGAGATGCTGGAGCATTGTGGCTCTAGAAAAACTAACtgtatatcatatatatatatatatatatgctatgCATGCAAAGCAAACAGCTACAGCAAAAGCATGCTTTTTCAGAACCTGATTTAGATGCATGTATTATAATATAGCTTTTTCTGGTGGCAAAGATATTTGCATGTATGTCCTTCTTTTGTTATCTTTGAGGAAAAGATAAAGGTATGAAGTACTAAAGATTGTGCTTaaatcactttctttttctcatgcacaCTGCTCGTTTCAGAACATACCATCTAATTTTGACTATTTTAAAAGCAATATACCaactttaattcattttcaaaaatcATTAACTACATTATACCACCATTTGTAATACACTCTAAACTCagtatacttttctttttatatatatatcaattaaaataatcacacacgataaaaaaaaatgtgtaatgaaattattttaaaagaaaacattttttcagATTTGGGTgaactttataaatataaaataaacgaaagagttgagaaaagagaaaagattatttagaaaaataaacatagaGAAAGGTTATATATAAAGTGCTATTATTAAGCCTTTGGATggagaaaaaaatgagatttgaacagtcaaaaaataaattaaaaataatttagagtacaaataatatttaaaaaagtttgtgCGAATGTGGATGGCAATACGTCATTCTACTGGACTCCCTGATCATCATCAGTTAAATCCATACAATTCGTCAcctattactttttatttatttatttatttattttattttatctagcTTATCACTTTAGCTGACAAATATGCACACTCAAACTTAAGTTTTACTTTGATTTCTGTAGCATTTCAGAATAGTAATTTACTACACAACTAATTCTACTTTTTGTAGCATTTCagaatattaaaaacattataaactaataaaaatgagaaaatgaatttcataataaaataggtttttatttaaaattcaaatatatataatccataactcaaaataaatatttatttacaataaaatattatttgttaactACATCTTTGATTCACTATATTCACTATAtacacaataaaatatttattcactATATTCTCCTCTCTTAACACTTCAATAGCAAGAGGTTTGCTGGTTGTTAatgcatataattttataatactattgtaattagtttttatttattttataaataattttttaattaaaaaatagttaattttttttactatgattttttttctctagataaatcttataatatatagctatatatataacatgaatataattataattataatgttaGATATTTTACCACGACAACTCGTTAAATTTGAAGaactgaagaagaaaaacattattagaaaacattattagttaacattataattactattatgtaaatatttttacatggataactataataaaaattatctttgcCGTATTAAagtaactttaaataaaaattaataaatttaatatatctaattagtaattactaatgtttaaaaaattagtaatatatattaCTGTTGGGATAATAAATAGTTCAATCAAGCctctcaaattaaaaatagtgtCATGTTTTTCATCTTGATTTGGTAAGTGCTTTTATTATGttaagatgaaattttattgCTTATAATTGTCTTATAAAACCATATGACATGACTAGTGACATATATATGATTTGGGatggtaaaaaaaatgtgtttggtATATTTTGTATGGATAGTTAATATTTGTGGATATTTACTATCTAACCTGTGAGCAGcgagtattttaatatctgTTTATAAACGGGTTGGGTATCCACAGATATCCACAAATATTtgtgggttttaaaatatctgtagatattttttaagcgaATAACTGTACGAATAGCAAATCAGGTAgtgagtgattttttttttgttgggttGAGTTACGGGTAGACACTATCTGTATCTGGtctgatcatatatatatatatatataataatataagcTTTTTGTGAGATAATTGAAAATTgtgatattaattattagtatatAAACAGAAAAACTAAAGGTGATTATGAGATAAAGGAGAATAAAGAGAAGTTTTGTGTTACAAAAGCTAATAAGATTGAGTGATGGAATAAATTCCaatttatctaataataatagaaaagttAATTATACCATTCATGCATACTCTTACATATTTATTATCGTGCCTTCATCCTCCAATTTTAATTCATCATCCTCATAAAATGCATCAATATGTTGGATCAACATCTCATTCCTTTTATATTATTCCACCCTAATTATAAACTGTTCAATCAATCTTATAGTGGAGGATGTTTCagcttaacattttttttctcaacaacgaaaaaaaaaaaacctatatattaaaaaagaaaattctgtCTTTTGGTAACtatctttttaaaaacttatatagctactcataaaaaaaaaatacctataCAATAGAcaaagtatttataataaaaatataaaattaattattttagtaattaaatttttataaaaatcaatttaataacaaattttattttaataattattataataatacttttttttcgAAGTAAAATggtaaagtaatttattttagtttaaaaattggTTATCTTTAAATAAACAGTAACTTAAATGtaataatggtaaaaatttgtatacacaaaaaaataaccatattttattaatatataactaataataaagGGAATTCACTCTTATAATTGTTTAGTAACCTACCATAAGAAGTTGCCGCACTACCAAAAGAATTTTACAAACCAAAAAAACGcgtcacaaaataaaatttatcaacaaattataaaattttaattactgccataattgttaataataaacctatcaataaaatatgtaagAAAATTAGTTCataatttagaattttcagTCACACACacaattattaattacaaaatttactcttaattaagtatttttgaaacactattatataactttttgtaattattaagtaaaattagTCTTGTATAAACATGATGTTAATGCCTTCATCCGTAATACTTGGAAACTTTAGTTTCAAAATTCACTATAAACCACAAGACAAAGCAACAAAATAGTGTAATTTTGacttcaaaattatcaaaatgatgtaatttaaaagttatatataatttcattttgaaaaaaacttcaattaaaaataaaattataataaattaaagttgtATACAACTTTCATTTACATCACATTATACTGACTCGTGTCATACAACttcagtttatattataatacattaaaattacattaaactgacacaattttaattaaaattaaaaataattacaaaaaactaaaatcgACCAAACTTGCAAGgctttttcaaaatgaaatcttAACAAGTTTACACAATTTTAGTAATTTGCCGACAGAACAAAAGAGATagaaatgttattatatttatactaaactaacttttaaaaggTAAAGAACAATTGAAGTTGAAAAATAGTTTACTATGTATGATGAGAAATGACCTTGTATTTACTCGGCTACTTAACAATTATaaggtaataataataaagccTAAATAACAGtatttatattacatatataaatactcacatgtaaaatatcaaaaagtatataataaaagtattaaaatagttttttattctaaaatattgaATCGAGTTTTTAATTCATGAATATGTTACTCACCCAATTTTAATTGggccaaataaataaaattcaaaccagCTTAATAGTTTAACCCAACTCCATAGAGTGCAATTTGGTTTTGTTAAGTTGACCCATTTACGCtccttattaaatttaattttaaaaacgaaaatgatttttttaaaatatttctgttgaaataaattttcaaaaaaaataaataaactggAAAGAAcacccaattttattttttttaacgtaTAGTGAAAGTACTGTAAGTTAAAATTTAGAGGCAAATAAAAgtactataatttgaaaaaaaaattaagccttgaaaataataaaacataagtaatttgaaaaaaaaaatcttcaaagtAAACATTGGTAATTTGCATATGTATATACATTAAGTATATCACCATTGTATCATGGAATATTTGtcttttttcatttgatatcaaaatatataatttttttacagattaaattcatataaagaAGGTGCAAGTTATACAAAGTACACTTAAAACATCAATTCATCTCACGTCATCATATCTAACTTCTTGCATTAGTAAGATTTAATATCAtgtaatgattaaatatattctttttttctttataattatgcAAATGtgtaatttgatattttgtaaaaaaatcaattatatatgaaatttctacttcattgatattaatattacaatcaataatgaaaattaattaataaacaatataattatatttaaattaaaaacctaAGACTGAAATTGTAGAATTTTAAATgtctaagaaaaaaatactaataactCTGACGTAAATTTGGGGGGAATATAATCATAATCCACCGTACTTCCATCTATATATACTGTCATTACATTGCATTGTATACTTGGTTTTCAGTTTCTCAGTCTCTTCAAAGTGCGTTAAAGATATTCTTGAGAGATTGAAAGGAAGAAGGTGAGAGATTTCAGTTTCTTCCATTTCGATATGGGTTGTATTCTCTCTTGCTTTAATGGATTAGCAACCATGGGGGAATCTGATGACGACAGGACACATTCTACCACAGGTCACAACAAATTTTCTATCTTTCTTCCATAAACTGTTTCTTCCTTCTATTTCCTGCACAATTTGCTTTCAGGgcctcttttttctttaatcttgACCGTGCTTTTCTTGGAAACTATTGGTTTCCTTCATCTTATATATTATTCCTCAGACATGTGTTTCTTCATGTGCTTCAGAAGTGAAATCTTTTGATGAATTTCGATCTTGAGGCACAAGAAATAAGAATGACACAAGTTATATGTTTTGCTCACTCTCGATAATATTATCTCACGTCCAAGTTAAATGTTAAGTTTGCTGAAATCGCACTTTAACTGATTGTGGTGCAATATGCACACCCTTGTCTTTTTGTCAATGCATTTTACACCTTCTGGCTGCATAATCTTTTGGAGCATCAACATAATGGCACAGCTTGTCTACAAGCTTTGAATTCAATAATTTCTATTGGCGCCTACTTATACCGTATTATTTAATCAGATAGAAGAGCAAGATCAGAGAGTCCAATTGTCATTAAACGTGCAAAAGTATTTTCATCCATAGAGCTTGCAGCAGCTACAAAGCATTTCAGGTCAAGATTTCTGCTAGGTAGAGGGTGCTCTGATGGGAGTGTGTACAAAGGTCGACTCAAAAACGGCCAAGTAATAATTAAGATCTTCGAAGACTAATCATCAATATATATGCTATGTGTGTGTTCCAATCTCTAATCCATCCATGCATTGCATTGCAGGATGTTGCTGTGAAAGTGCTTGAAAAAAATTCCCAAGAAAAAGACGGAGAGTTTGTCGCGGAGGTTGAGAAGCTGTCTCTCTTGTATCACCCAAATCTTGTGACACTGATTGGTTACTGTTGCGAATGTGATCGACGGCTACTTGTTTACGAGTATATGCCATTGGGGTCCTTGGAGAATCATTTATTCGGTTAGATATGTATATTCTATGCATATTCAGTTTACTTTTCCGTAAGGGTTGATTAGTGATGATTGTGTTCGTGCAGATCTTCCTCCTCGCAGGGAACCACTTGACTGGCATACAAGGATGAAGATAGCAAGCGGTGTGGCAAAAGGATTGGAGTATTTGGAGAATTGGAGAGACCTTCCTGTGATGTTTGGAGAGTTCAAATCATCGAACATCCTC
This genomic stretch from Vigna radiata var. radiata cultivar VC1973A chromosome 7, Vradiata_ver6, whole genome shotgun sequence harbors:
- the LOC106767686 gene encoding monothiol glutaredoxin-S10, which gives rise to MDRVAKLASQKAVVIFSKSSCGMCHAIKRLFYDLGVAPAIYEVDEVSRGKEIEWCLMKLGCNPSVPAVFIGGKFVGAANTVMTLHLNGSLKKMLRDAGALWL
- the LOC106766544 gene encoding serine/threonine-protein kinase PBL27; its protein translation is MGCILSCFNGLATMGESDDDRTHSTTDRRARSESPIVIKRAKVFSSIELAAATKHFRSRFLLGRGCSDGSVYKGRLKNGQDVAVKVLEKNSQEKDGEFVAEVEKLSLLYHPNLVTLIGYCCECDRRLLVYEYMPLGSLENHLFDLPPRREPLDWHTRMKIASGVAKGLEYLENWRDLPVMFGEFKSSNILLDEGYNPKLYYFATLGNSSHVSTGKYAVTGNLTPECNVYGFGVVLLELISGRKAIDSPETCNLVKWARPILKDNKFYRLVDPLLHGIYPEEWVNQVIVIAAMCLHEKADRRPTIREVVSALTYMESQHDNRTGRLPCAFFYPSVGRKETGLEKERKKGDFERGSASYAADIPKQRVGYIQMLEM